ATCATCATAATATCTTTGCTTTTTGAAAGGTTAAGACTTTCACTGTTTAATTCATATATTATTCTAATAGTTAGCAAGCATTAAGGTAGATGAATGGATGGTCACACTGACAAGAATATCTAAACATGGCACTTTATGTGAACAAGGTTGTAGAGTCTTTGCTGGTAGGGttataaaatgtagaaaatacatatattttgctCTCACCTTCTCTTCTTGTAGTGCAGGCACAGAATATCATAAACTGTGAAAGCTGTATGTGGTCCCTGCGTTTGCACTCCAGCGCATTTTGATGTACTTGCTTGTCTGCCTGCAAAGAGACAGGaaaattatatactgtatgtatatatatatatatatatatatatatatatatatatatatatatatatatatatatatataaattatcaTCAGGAACTACTACTAGGTAGATACAGCCTGCTGTAGCATACCAGTAACATCCTAACCAAACTATGTTTATTTTCATACATTCTTTACAATGAGCATGGCCAGTGCAATTGTTCCTCTCAACCACTGATAACACATAATATGTAGTTAAATTTCAAAATGCAGGTGTAGAGTTAAACTATACTACACTTGCCATGTTTTTCGTGATTaattattgtcacatacatgtATGCACATCACAACTTAGTGAGAATCTGTATCTGCATCCATCATATTTTTCTAACATGTGTGTtgtaatatatgaatatgtcaTACAGGGGAACAATatgtctctttgttttttagtttaggCACATCTATCAGGCTACAAAGTCAATAAATGAAACACCACAATTTTTTGGTTTAGTCTCTTTAGGAAATATTTTGAATCTAATGATAAAATAATGCCATTGTTTTTCGAATGAGCTTTATcgatttgttctttttttaatctgtaaaGCATTTGCTTTCTGAGGTTGTTACAATGTAGCAATACATTGTATTCATTATTTTAGAACAAAACAATGACTGATTTAGATATGGAGTAGTAATGAGTATTGTTTcacatattgtgtgtgtaaagtgtggCTTTAACAGCAAAATTATAAACAATTAAAAGGAGGATTACACAGTATCGCTGTTCATTGTCTGTATCGGTACAGTACAACTGTACTGTAccgatacacagacgccaagtttCAATCTacagtattattatatatgtgttggtccgtttgtctgcttgacaatcccattatGCACCAATGAAATttaagtgagatgaacaaacagaaattgGTCTTTTTAGGTGAAATAGatgttcaaaataaacatatttgaaaTGATAAAACCGATGTTGACAAAAAGTGctttttggggacatcatttgaaattggaaaaaaggtaataaattgcaatatatgcAGAGCATGCCTTTGCCATCCGATGAAACGCAAATCATACGGGACTGCAAGTGGTCTTGTAATACATACATGCTTGTAATACATACACGCAGTGGAAAAGATTGGGCGTAACATAAAATGGATGAATTTGGAGGAACCAAGgcaaaaagggaaaagaggtcacggtaaaaaaaagatttttaattaACATAAAGGAATATCaaattacacacaacacaaatagaGCTGTATGGGTGCTGCCTATAAACAAAGTAAATTCTAAACACAACTAAAAGAGCATAGCACCCATTAGCTTACCAAATTACAATCCTCTCTGCGCAGCCACACAGCTGAATTTGCATGCACAAATATTTTGCACATGTTCTGGCTAGAAACCTAAACTAACCTAAAAGGCAGGGGCTGTAATAATGGTTTTGGTCTTTACAAATTTGTAAGACAAATATTGAACATTTCCAGCTTCATCTGTCAATGCCAACCAGAAGAactatttcattacattttctgaatcattttattttagggAACACACAAAGGGctaaactattaaaaatacTGCAGCTATAACAGTCATTGCTTTCCGGTAGCGCTACTGAAATCTGAAGTCtaatgaaaataatctaattctgtgatttgtttgttgttaatgtatttcatttgtttgttttgctgtgacAGGTGAAAGTCACAGGACAGTAAACACACAGTGTATGGATCAGCGTCACAATGAATGTGACAGAGGTCTACAAGGAAATAGCTCACATCTATAATGAGGGAAATTTCTCTGGCAATGGAAGTATTGGTGTCCTGaacatccctccctccctaaaCAAAGCTATCAATATCCTCACCGTCGTCATCCTCTTCATCTCCATGATATCCCTTGGCTGTACAATGGAGATTTCCAAAATAAAGACCCATCTCTTTAGGCCAAAAGGTGTAGCCATTGCACTGCTGGCCCAGTTTGGCATCATGCCCCTGACTGCTTTCTCTCTAGCCAAAATGCTACAGATGGATCCCATCAAGGCCGTGACTGTGCTCATCTGCGGCTGCTGTCCAGGGGGAAGCTTATCAAACATTTTCTCTCTGGCCATGAAGGGTGACATGAACCTCAGGTACAGTAAGCCCTCATTGATGAATTGATCCTGTCTTgttgagattttcaaatgccaACAATGATTCACTACGTAAAGGTTTAGTTTGTAACTTTGAATACATATAATGTTTTGCCAtatttgctcaaactgtcaCTATATTCTGACAGTAGCacatgagacagataatctgtgaaaaaatcctGTTCCTCTGCTGGCCAAGGCtaccatacaaggtgccacctgctccatatgtacacacattcacacagcgATGGCACATTGGGGTAaattcagggttcagtgtctttccCAAGGACAAtttgacatgggactgtagGGATTGAACCCCCGACCCTCCAATTGGTAGCAGCCGCTCTACCACCTAAGCCACAGCCATCCATCTCATGTAGTACTGTCAGGATGTAGTGCCTGTTTTGgcaaatgtgacaaaaagtaaaaataaatttttataGAAGATACCTACTGAACTTTTAAATAGCCTTTATTGTTAGACTCACggtccaaaaaaacaacaactacaaaaaagatacagatacacaagatAGACACCAATTAAATAAGACAGCTATACCTGTAATCCCATAAGGGTGACTGGTATCGTAGAGCACTGAACCTTGGGTCAATCAGATGTAAAACGacagagttacaagaagaattcagGCGACCGATACATTTATACATCAGATTCCTCAGTAAAGCAGAGAAtgtaataactcctgcttgACAGAACAATTCACTTGCACTACACCACCTAGATTTCCTGAGTAGAATGCACAAACAATCACTATAAGCGACCCGCATCTTATAGAAAGTTGCCTTTTTGAACTTGACCCAAAAGAGGGCAGTGTAAAAAGCAGTACAACATGCTTTAAAGAGGTTTATCTTGACAGTATCAGAACACCAAGAGAACTTCCTGGCAAGCATGTCAGACTGTATATATAACATGCGACGCTGCCTGTACATGTCATCATCTGACATTTGATCTGTTAAGATGTGACgcaaatactttattttgcAGCCAACAGTTAGCACTTGCCCTGCtagatggaaagatggaaacATAAGGTCCTTATCCTCTTTCACTCTACAGATCATAACCAAACTTTTTTTGGCATGATATTTCACGTCATATTCAACACCGTAATTCGAACATATAATGGTCCAGTTTAACCTTGGCCAGTAAAGAAATATTCCTACAAAAGAGCCTTGTTTTGCATGTACCGTTTGAGACATTTACATTTCAGGCATGACAtgtaaatgacataaaatgtttcttctctctctgacaCCCTCCCAGCATCGTAATGACCACTTGCTCCTGCATCGCTGCTCTTGGTCTGATGCCGTTGCTGCTCTATATCTACTGCCAAGGCTTTTCCGGTCTGGAAAATGCTGTACCCTACTTTGGCATCATCTCTGCTCTCGCGTTCACCCTTGTGCCCTGTGCCATTGGCATTGCCATTAATCACTACAAACCAAACTACGCATCACTCGTCAAAAAAGTGAGACCCCTGAACTGTGCTTCACACAAGCATAATCTGTTGTAAAAAGCCCTTTTTCACAGCATACATTTTGACTCGCCATTGGAGGAAAAGACAGCATGCACAATACTAGGACCGTGAAtttgaagcagctaaatggaattcagccacaATTCATACTATTTTCCCATGTGCCTTTTACTACTGTGACACATCATGTCTTACGTGAAAAATGCCTTTTGGATATAAAGTTGTATTTTCCACACTAGTCATTACATGGTATGGGTGTAATTTGTGGTCCAAATAAACAGGAAGCCACAGTTTTAATGCTAACAAAGAGCAGACGTTGAAGCCTTCAGATGATGTTTGCCACTTTCGGACATAGGGAAGAAGAGAGGTTCACGCTTTGCAGCTGAGATTTCAGGACCATTTAGGGGAGATAAACTGACTCTATAACCATATAAAAATACATAGAAGAAAGTATAGAAAGGCCATTTCTATTCATATCAATGTTGTAGAATTGCCAGAGTGGCAGCCATTTTTANNNNNNNNNNTGCCATGGTAACGTATAAACTTCAGTACAAGCAGACTTCCTGAGAGTTGANNNNNNNNNNTTTTGCTGTAAACAGTCCAATTGCCTTTCtattaattttatttctatgcttGTAACATCTTTTCACTCTGTCGACAGGCTGGTCTCAGTATCCTGATAGTCTCCGGCATCATAGTGTTCAGCCTGTCTGGTTTTGTCATCAAAGACGTAATACGGATGGTTCTTCTACCTGATGTTCTGGCTGTTGCTGCACTGATGCCACTGATTGGGTTTATGCTGGGATATGTCATGTCTGTAATGTGCAGACTCAGTCCAAAGTAAGTGAATACACGCTAGATGTACCTATCATTGAGTTATTTTCTTGGTTTTGTTTAAGGATTTTTACCGGCTTGAAAAGGTGAATGTGTATGTTTCATGAGAAAATACAAAGATTACAAAGAAATACTGATCATTTcatgaaacagatttttttttcccctgttaAGTTAAGCCCCTTGTGACCACTCAGTTTAATCATGGGACCTACCTAGGGGACCTGACCCCCAGGTGGGGAACCAGTAGTATTTACTTCACTATTTCCATTTCATTCTActacatttcagttttttttttatcctctacatttatttaatccTCTACATTTAGTTTACAATTTAATCTAtaaatgcatcatattttgtaAACAGTCCAAAGTAAAGTTATAACAGTTAAATGCTACATATACATGAACACGTCATAATTATAATCAAATACAATATGCAAGTCAAACCCTCACAAGAgtcattttttggtttttggagtccttttacttttatgtattttaagcTGACCCACATTTGGCAAAGcataaaacatactatacttttaagtaaaggatctgaaaacTTTCTCAACTGtcccatagatagatagatagataactttattgtcattacacatgtacaagtacaaggcaacgaaataccGTTTGGAGCATGCCTCCGTATTAGATATAagatgtttaatgtttaaataaatgtagaaaagcTTTAACAATTGAAACTTGGAAATAAATCCAGTTTTTTCAAGTTATCTTCCAGCAGCTATACTATTGGTGCATTTAAGTATGAAATTCAAATAATGTAATATCAAAACTGACAAGTGACTCACCTCTTTTTAGATGCAGCAGGACAGTTTCTATGGAAACAGGGTGTCAAAACATCCAGCTGTGCGTTACCATCCTAAAAGTGGCCTTTCCCCCTCAGGTCATCGGACCCATGTTTCTCTTCCCTCTGATATACTACACATTCCAGTGTACTGAGGCCCTTCTCCTGACCCTGTGCTTCAGATGTTACCAAGCATGCAAAACACCAGCTGAGGGTAAATGTCACTGTGTTTGTGTCGGCCGAGAGGAGGCCTGGAATGGCCAGACAAGCGCGTGCACTCTCTCTACACATTTGCAGACATTGATCTTTTGAATTGAGACCAAAAGAAGTCTAATATCCCCCTTCTCTTACAGACGTTGACGTTAAACAAGTGGAAGTGAAACAGCCGTGTCTGCTTCCCAGGTGAGAACCCGAGAGCTGAATCCCCCCCACTGAGGATCCAGAGCGCCCTCACCGTCTCCATATCTACACATTCTTCACCCAGGCCTGTGATACGGACAGAAAGACTGTTGAAGCATGTGCCATGACTAATACTTTAATCAGTGTTTACGTAATCAAATGGATGCAATGTTAACTAGAGGTAGAGCCTATCGAAGCAAGAAGTCAATgattaaatattacattttgtaattatatttttgtttttaaaactattgAAAACTGCATATTTTATAACTGACACCTTGATAATGAATTTATACAATCTATTGAAGTGTCATTAACTTTTTTGAGGATGCTATTGAATGTAAGTAAATAGAAtaggggcggcctctagctcacccagtaagagcgtgcgacACATGTAGGcagagtcctttgcagcggcccggggttcaagtccgacctgcggccctttgctgcgcgTCATTACCCATCTCTCTCTTAACTTTCCTTTATATCCACCTTCACTATGAAAGGGAAAATAcccaaaaataatcataaaaaattaaatagaaaTAAGTGAAAGGTCAACCTCAGCTGTTTGAAAGATGTACAAATCAGTCTAATGAAAAGGATACTGCCACTTTCAACACCTCAAATAATATTTAATCAAAATGATCGTATGGTATATACAGAGTAAACttaacttaacttttttttttacatatattaaAATACCAtcttcacaaaaacacaaaacaaagaccCATTCCTCAGTCCCACAGGAAATTCAGTGGACAGTCAAACAAAGTGAACACTGACAGTACACTAATCTGTACACTTCCATACAACGCGCCTGCAGTAAAATCAAAACTGAAGCAGCAAACTAAAAAATACctactagttttttttttagttttcaagaGCTGTGGAAGCATCAAAAGAAGCCATGGCTGATCAACAGCGTTCTGGACACATAAATTAAATACACATCTTAGTTTCCCGTTTACACTTAAAAGGAATTTCCAAGCAGCctgaataaataatattttctgGTGTACAAGGGATGTGTCTGACAAAGCCTCACATAATATCACTAAGCAGTGGAGGCATTTAActgacattcattttttaaattccttattttacatattataGACACCTGTGCATAGAAGTGGAAAGCTAAGGCCATTGGAGGCAAGGGTATAAATATGGAGAGAAAACAGCTGAACGCTTTGCAAGGGTAAAATGTGCGGAATGCAGGCCTGAAACAAGTCTCTTAAAATGTTTGCCCTCAATCCAATGAAAAACGCAGCAGAGTGAAGTCTTGGGTGGACAAGCAGCTGGAACTGTACAATGACTTGAGGTAGGCGTTATGATTAATAACACCTTAAATAATGATTTATAATTACAAACATCTTTGAGGGCAATGCTGTAAGTGTGCATGACTTGGAGAAAAATCTAGACTTTCTTGGACTTCATGCATCTTTGCTGATATGTGTCTTAAATGGTGCGATATgtggtaaaacaaaaaaaaaaaacagtaaacaagaCACTGAAGAGATTAGTAACTCCCAAAATGAGTTTGCAGCTTTGCCAATTCAACTGAAATACATCAGTCATTTTTTAAGACAACCTCCTTCAGGAGGTGCCTgttcctttctgtttttgttttcattttcaaacattttcaaaaccGAGCTTCAGACATTAGACGTACATACATATAGTGTAGGAATTCCTCTAAGAAAATTGTAAGCatgtatgtacatgtgaatCCCTT
Above is a genomic segment from Etheostoma spectabile isolate EspeVRDwgs_2016 chromosome 20, UIUC_Espe_1.0, whole genome shotgun sequence containing:
- the LOC116670480 gene encoding sodium/bile acid cotransporter: MNVTEVYKEIAHIYNEGNFSGNGSIGVLNIPPSLNKAINILTVVILFISMISLGCTMEISKIKTHLFRPKGVAIALLAQFGIMPLTAFSLAKMLQMDPIKAVTVLICGCCPGGSLSNIFSLAMKGDMNLSIVMTTCSCIAALGLMPLLLYIYCQGFSGLENAVPYFGIISALAFTLVPCAIGIAINHYKPNYASLVKKAGLSILIVSGIIVFSLSGFVIKDVIRMVLLPDVLAVAALMPLIGFMLGYVMSVMCRLSPKCSRTVSMETGCQNIQLCVTILKVAFPPQVIGPMFLFPLIYYTFQCTEALLLTLCFRCYQACKTPAEDVDVKQVEVKQPCLLPR